The Microbacterium sp. Nx66 genome contains a region encoding:
- a CDS encoding PLD nuclease N-terminal domain-containing protein, whose translation MARLLIIGGFLAAVFWVYSIVDCAVQPATRHRGVPKAAWVAIVVLIPVIGGILWFVIGRRRANDQGVPRTVAPDDDPAFLRSISKAEQDARIRRLEEELARLDEETDEPPAADPRP comes from the coding sequence GTGGCGAGACTACTGATCATCGGCGGCTTCCTCGCCGCCGTGTTCTGGGTGTACAGCATCGTCGACTGCGCCGTGCAGCCGGCGACGCGGCACCGCGGCGTGCCCAAGGCCGCCTGGGTCGCCATCGTCGTCCTCATCCCCGTCATCGGCGGGATCCTCTGGTTCGTCATCGGCCGTCGCCGGGCGAACGACCAGGGTGTGCCGCGCACCGTCGCCCCGGACGACGACCCCGCGTTCCTCCGCAGCATCAGCAAAGCGGAGCAGGACGCCCGGATCCGTCGCCTCGAGGAGGAGCTCGCGCGGCTCGACGAGGAGACCGACGAGCCGCCCGCCGCGGATCCGCGCCCGTGA
- a CDS encoding DsbA family protein: MKTPVKATLIAVAVAVVLLVAGIVYALSQQPAKPDPEAGEKLPTVRTDSHVLDEGGPDAVTVVEFLDFECEACGAFYPIVEELRATYDGDIRYVTRYFPLPGHVNSTQAALAAEAAAQQDRYEEMFHRLFETQAQWGEQSTETPEVFRAFAEELGLDLAAYDAAVADPATLARVQQDKRDGERLGVSSTPTFFVDGEKVELVEWNDLEEAIAAAVAE; this comes from the coding sequence ATGAAGACCCCCGTCAAGGCGACCCTGATCGCCGTCGCCGTCGCCGTCGTGCTGCTCGTCGCCGGCATCGTCTACGCCCTCAGCCAGCAGCCCGCGAAGCCCGATCCCGAAGCCGGCGAGAAGCTGCCCACCGTCCGCACCGACTCCCACGTCCTCGATGAGGGCGGCCCCGACGCCGTCACGGTCGTCGAGTTCCTCGACTTCGAGTGCGAGGCCTGCGGCGCGTTCTACCCGATCGTGGAGGAGCTGCGCGCGACCTACGACGGCGACATCCGGTACGTCACCCGGTACTTCCCGCTGCCAGGGCACGTGAACTCGACGCAGGCCGCGCTGGCCGCCGAGGCCGCTGCACAGCAGGACCGCTACGAGGAGATGTTCCACCGTCTGTTCGAGACGCAGGCCCAGTGGGGCGAGCAGTCGACGGAGACGCCCGAGGTGTTCCGCGCGTTCGCCGAGGAGCTCGGGCTCGACCTGGCCGCGTACGATGCCGCGGTCGCCGATCCGGCGACCCTCGCCCGCGTGCAGCAGGACAAGCGCGACGGTGAGCGGCTGGGCGTGAGCAGCACCCCGACCTTCTTCGTCGACGGCGAGAAAGTCGAACTCGTCGAGTGGAACGACCTGGAGGAGGCGATCGCGGCGGCCGTCGCCGAGTGA